The Gemmatimonadaceae bacterium DNA segment GCCAGCACCTGACGCAGCGCCACGGCGTCGACACGGAGATGCTTCGCTCCCTCGTGCACGTCGTGTCGCAGGTCGAGCCCTTTGCCACGCGCGTCCTCGGCGATGCCGGCCAGCACCTCCAGCGCCATCGCCTCGACGTCAACGTCAGTCGGATGTGGTCGCCATCCACCGGACTCGATGCGCGACAGGTCGAGCAGGTCATCGACCAGCCGCTGCATGCGCTGCGTGTTGCTGAGGATGGTCTCGACGAACTGCGTGCGCTGCGCCGCGGGGATGGAGTCGTCGCGCAACGTCTCGGCGAACCCGCTGACGACCGTGAGCGGCGTCTTGAGTTCGTGCGACACGTTCGCCACGAAGTCGCGTCGCATGCGTTCGAGCCTTCGGATCGGCGTCACGTCGAACAGCGCGAGCACCGCGCCGCCGCCGGCCAGCGGCCTCGCGGTGAGTGACACGATCCGGTTGTTGAGCCGTGTCTCTACGTCGTCCGTGGCCGTCCCGGCCATCGCCGCAAGGAGCGCGTCGCGCAGCAGTCGATCGCGCGGAAGTCGATCCGCCGAAAAGGGCAGGCGGTCATGCACGCTCAGCAACTCGCGCGCGCCATCGTTCAGGTGAAGCACCTGCTGCCGCGCGTCCAGCGCGACCACGCCCTCGCTCAACGAATCGGACACGGCGCGAAGCAGCGCTTCATCCGCCTCCAGTGCCGCGAGTCGGGCCGTGAGCTGTTCGGCCAGGCGATGGAACGCGCGGGCCAGTTCACCAACCTCGCCGGGTGCCGCCAGCGACGGGCGGCGCTGGAGGTCGCCGCCGGCCATCGCCTGTGCGTCGTCGCGCAGACGGAGGATGGGCCGCGACACGGAGCGCGCAAAGAGCGCGGCCAGGGCGATCGCGACGAGTGTGGCCAGCAGGGCAGCCGACACCACGTCGCGTTGCACCTGCCTGACGAGTTGCCCATGCGACGCGGTGGAGAGCGAAACGCGCGCCACGCCCATGGGGTGCCGCACCGCGGCGTAGATCTCGCGATCGCCCGCCGATCGTGAGGCGCGCACCGCGGTCCCGGTGTCACTCACGTGCGCGGCGACGATTTCGGGACGCTGCGAGTGGTCCTCGAGCCGCGCGAGCGCGGCGCGCTCGAACTCGGAATCGCCGACGACACGCCCCGCGGTGTCCACCAGCGTCACGCGATGCCCAAGCAGCGCTCCATGGGCGTCGGCGAGCGAGTCGGCGTCCATCCCGGGCTGCCACGCCGCGCCCAGCTGTCGGGCCTCGCGGATGAGCCCGGCGCCTGCCTGAGCCAGCAGCCGATTCCGCAGTCGCCGGTCGACGCTCATGACCACGAGCGCGACCAGGACGACGATCACGACGAGAAAACCGGCGAGGAGCCGCTGCGAAAGCTTCACGCACTCCGTGGTTGGGACGCTGCC contains these protein-coding regions:
- a CDS encoding HAMP domain-containing protein; the protein is MKLSQRLLAGFLVVIVVLVALVVMSVDRRLRNRLLAQAGAGLIREARQLGAAWQPGMDADSLADAHGALLGHRVTLVDTAGRVVGDSEFERAALARLEDHSQRPEIVAAHVSDTGTAVRASRSAGDREIYAAVRHPMGVARVSLSTASHGQLVRQVQRDVVSAALLATLVAIALAALFARSVSRPILRLRDDAQAMAGGDLQRRPSLAAPGEVGELARAFHRLAEQLTARLAALEADEALLRAVSDSLSEGVVALDARQQVLHLNDGARELLSVHDRLPFSADRLPRDRLLRDALLAAMAGTATDDVETRLNNRIVSLTARPLAGGGAVLALFDVTPIRRLERMRRDFVANVSHELKTPLTVVSGFAETLRDDSIPAAQRTQFVETILSNTQRMQRLVDDLLDLSRIESGGWRPHPTDVDVEAMALEVLAGIAEDARGKGLDLRHDVHEGAKHLRVDAVALRQVLANLVHNALRHTTAGSITVFAEPASSGGIIVGVRDTGAGISAEHLPRVFERFYRADASRSRAEGGTGLGLAIVKHLVEAHGGRVAAESTVGEGTTVRAELPRA